One segment of Grus americana isolate bGruAme1 chromosome 38 unlocalized genomic scaffold, bGruAme1.mat SUPER_38_unloc_1, whole genome shotgun sequence DNA contains the following:
- the IKBKG gene encoding NF-kappa-B essential modulator isoform X2: MTLSEAEARGAEVLWRHFRFRRKPEETQPAEEEGGRKRPRPLAAPRAPRPMSGGRWRRPGEMVQPGGSGGAGPGSGSGTEGGAAGEEAAVTAVTAAGRVPLELGGPEGLQRLLVENRELKAALRRSSDALRGRCEELRRLQTWRRTEREVLRGRAGQARALVERLRAERDEAARRLRRDPPASEEAPAEPPESPPRPRRDAESPRRDPATPRDPSPTEQLRQRLAAAEAELVTSRAARAAAEERAEAAGRQAELQLQALRRQLEQDKASVKAQVTSLLGELQESQSRLESSRRERDELEQRAAAAAARCRALEEAAGGQELQLDQLRLQVQNLEGALRVERQGATEEKRKLVQLQVAYHHLFQEYDAHIKASLEGDKRSQELEEARTQLQQAEEALAAKQELIDKLKGDAERHRATLETIPVLQAQADIYKADFEAERAAREQLHAQREALQEALAQLRLRLDTEGTARVRLEEMRNRHSELRPPVASGFGAPLRAPPAEEQPDLCCPKCQYKAPDMDTLQIHVMDCIK, encoded by the exons ATGACACTTAGCGAGGCGGAAGCGCGGGGGGCGGAGGTGCTGTGGCGTCACTTCCGCTTCCGCCGGAAACCGGAAGAAACCCAGCCAgcggaggaggaaggaggaaggaagcggCCGCGGCCTCTCGCAGCTCCCCGGGCCCCGCGGCCCATGAGCGGCGGCCGGTGGCGGCGGCCGGGGGAGATGGTGCAGCCCGGGGGaagcggcggggccggcccgggcTCCGGGAGCGGAACGGAGGGAGGAGCGGccggggaggaggcggcggtAACGGCGGTAACGGCGGCCGGGAGGGTCCCGCTGGAGCTGGGGGGACCCGAGGGGCTGCAGAGGCTCTTGGTGGAGAACCGGGAGCTGAAGG cggcGCTGCGGCGCAGCAGTGATGCGTTACGCGGGCGCTGCGAGGAGCTGCGGCGCCTCCAGACGTGGCGGCGGACGGAGCGGGAGGTGCTGCGGGGGAGGGCGGGCCAGGCCCGCGCCTTGGTCGAACGACTCCGCGCCGAACGCGACGAGGCCGCGCGACGCCTCCGCCGCGACCCCCCCGCCTCG GAGGAGGCGCCGGCGGAACCCCCCGAAtcgccgccccgcccccgccgcgaCGCTGAGTCGCCCCGGAGGGACCCCGCGACCCCCCGCGACCCCAG ccccacggaGCAGCTGAGGCAGCGCCTGGCCGCGGCGGAAGCCGA gcTGGTGACATCACGcgcggcgcgggcggcggcggaaGAGCGcgcggaggcggcggggcgTCAGGccgagctgcagctccaggcgTTGCGGCGGCAGCTGGAG CAGGACAAGGCGTCGGTGAAGGCGCAGGTGACGTCGCTGCtgggggagctgcaggagagccAGAGccggctggagagcagccgcAGGGAGAGGGACgagctggagcagag ggcggcggcggcggcggcgcggtgCCGGGCGCtggaggaggcggcgggggggcaggagctgcagctggatCAGCTCCGCCTGCAGGTGCAGAACCTGGAGGGGGCCCTGCGCGTGGAGCGGCAGGGGGCCACCGAGGAGAA gCGCAAGCTGGTGCAGCTGCAGGTCGCCTACCACCACCTCTTCCAGGAGTACGACGCCCACATCAAGGCCAGCCTGGAGGGGGACAAGCGCagccag gagctggaggaggcgCGGACGCAGCTGCAGCAGGCGGAGGAGGCGCTGGCGGCCAAGCAGGAGCTGATCGACAAACTCAAGGGCGACGCCGAGCGACACCGCGCCACCCTGGAGACCATCCCCGTGCTCCAGGctcag GCCGACATCTACAAGGCGGATTTTGAGGCGGAACGCGCGGCGCgggagcagctccacgcccagCGCGAGGCTCTGCAGGAAGCCCTGGCCCAGCTCCGGCTCCGCCTGGACACCGAGGGAACCGCCAG GGTTCGGCTGGAGGAGATGAGGAACCGCCACTCCGAGCTGCGGCCCCCGGTGGCGTCGG GTTTTGGGGCGCCCCTGCGCGCGCCCCCCGCCGAGGAGCAGCCCGATCTCTGCTGCCCCAAGTGCCAGTACAAGGCCCCCGACATGGACACGCTCCAGATCCACGTCATGGATTGCATCaagtga
- the IKBKG gene encoding NF-kappa-B essential modulator isoform X3, with the protein MTLSEAEARGAEVLWRHFRFRRKPEETQPAEEEGGRKRPRPLAAPRAPRPMSGGRWRRPGEMVQPGGSGGAGPGSGSGTEGGAAGEEAAVTAVTAAGRVPLELGGPEGLQRLLVENRELKAALRRSSDALRGRCEELRRLQTWRRTEREVLRGRAGQARALVERLRAERDEAARRLRRDPPASEEAPAEPPESPPRPRRDAESPRRDPATPRDPSPTEQLRQRLAAAEAELVTSRAARAAAEERAEAAGRQAELQLQALRRQLEDKASVKAQVTSLLGELQESQSRLESSRRERDELEQRAAAAAARCRALEEAAGGQELQLDQLRLQVQNLEGALRVERQGATEEKRKLVQLQVAYHHLFQEYDAHIKASLEGDKRSQELEEARTQLQQAEEALAAKQELIDKLKGDAERHRATLETIPVLQAQADIYKADFEAERAAREQLHAQREALQEALAQLRLRLDTEGTARVRLEEMRNRHSELRPPVASAGFGAPLRAPPAEEQPDLCCPKCQYKAPDMDTLQIHVMDCIK; encoded by the exons ATGACACTTAGCGAGGCGGAAGCGCGGGGGGCGGAGGTGCTGTGGCGTCACTTCCGCTTCCGCCGGAAACCGGAAGAAACCCAGCCAgcggaggaggaaggaggaaggaagcggCCGCGGCCTCTCGCAGCTCCCCGGGCCCCGCGGCCCATGAGCGGCGGCCGGTGGCGGCGGCCGGGGGAGATGGTGCAGCCCGGGGGaagcggcggggccggcccgggcTCCGGGAGCGGAACGGAGGGAGGAGCGGccggggaggaggcggcggtAACGGCGGTAACGGCGGCCGGGAGGGTCCCGCTGGAGCTGGGGGGACCCGAGGGGCTGCAGAGGCTCTTGGTGGAGAACCGGGAGCTGAAGG cggcGCTGCGGCGCAGCAGTGATGCGTTACGCGGGCGCTGCGAGGAGCTGCGGCGCCTCCAGACGTGGCGGCGGACGGAGCGGGAGGTGCTGCGGGGGAGGGCGGGCCAGGCCCGCGCCTTGGTCGAACGACTCCGCGCCGAACGCGACGAGGCCGCGCGACGCCTCCGCCGCGACCCCCCCGCCTCG GAGGAGGCGCCGGCGGAACCCCCCGAAtcgccgccccgcccccgccgcgaCGCTGAGTCGCCCCGGAGGGACCCCGCGACCCCCCGCGACCCCAG ccccacggaGCAGCTGAGGCAGCGCCTGGCCGCGGCGGAAGCCGA gcTGGTGACATCACGcgcggcgcgggcggcggcggaaGAGCGcgcggaggcggcggggcgTCAGGccgagctgcagctccaggcgTTGCGGCGGCAGCTGGAG GACAAGGCGTCGGTGAAGGCGCAGGTGACGTCGCTGCtgggggagctgcaggagagccAGAGccggctggagagcagccgcAGGGAGAGGGACgagctggagcagag ggcggcggcggcggcggcgcggtgCCGGGCGCtggaggaggcggcgggggggcaggagctgcagctggatCAGCTCCGCCTGCAGGTGCAGAACCTGGAGGGGGCCCTGCGCGTGGAGCGGCAGGGGGCCACCGAGGAGAA gCGCAAGCTGGTGCAGCTGCAGGTCGCCTACCACCACCTCTTCCAGGAGTACGACGCCCACATCAAGGCCAGCCTGGAGGGGGACAAGCGCagccag gagctggaggaggcgCGGACGCAGCTGCAGCAGGCGGAGGAGGCGCTGGCGGCCAAGCAGGAGCTGATCGACAAACTCAAGGGCGACGCCGAGCGACACCGCGCCACCCTGGAGACCATCCCCGTGCTCCAGGctcag GCCGACATCTACAAGGCGGATTTTGAGGCGGAACGCGCGGCGCgggagcagctccacgcccagCGCGAGGCTCTGCAGGAAGCCCTGGCCCAGCTCCGGCTCCGCCTGGACACCGAGGGAACCGCCAG GGTTCGGCTGGAGGAGATGAGGAACCGCCACTCCGAGCTGCGGCCCCCGGTGGCGTCGG CAGGTTTTGGGGCGCCCCTGCGCGCGCCCCCCGCCGAGGAGCAGCCCGATCTCTGCTGCCCCAAGTGCCAGTACAAGGCCCCCGACATGGACACGCTCCAGATCCACGTCATGGATTGCATCaagtga
- the IKBKG gene encoding NF-kappa-B essential modulator isoform X1 — MTLSEAEARGAEVLWRHFRFRRKPEETQPAEEEGGRKRPRPLAAPRAPRPMSGGRWRRPGEMVQPGGSGGAGPGSGSGTEGGAAGEEAAVTAVTAAGRVPLELGGPEGLQRLLVENRELKAALRRSSDALRGRCEELRRLQTWRRTEREVLRGRAGQARALVERLRAERDEAARRLRRDPPASEEAPAEPPESPPRPRRDAESPRRDPATPRDPSPTEQLRQRLAAAEAELVTSRAARAAAEERAEAAGRQAELQLQALRRQLEQDKASVKAQVTSLLGELQESQSRLESSRRERDELEQRAAAAAARCRALEEAAGGQELQLDQLRLQVQNLEGALRVERQGATEEKRKLVQLQVAYHHLFQEYDAHIKASLEGDKRSQELEEARTQLQQAEEALAAKQELIDKLKGDAERHRATLETIPVLQAQADIYKADFEAERAAREQLHAQREALQEALAQLRLRLDTEGTARVRLEEMRNRHSELRPPVASAGFGAPLRAPPAEEQPDLCCPKCQYKAPDMDTLQIHVMDCIK; from the exons ATGACACTTAGCGAGGCGGAAGCGCGGGGGGCGGAGGTGCTGTGGCGTCACTTCCGCTTCCGCCGGAAACCGGAAGAAACCCAGCCAgcggaggaggaaggaggaaggaagcggCCGCGGCCTCTCGCAGCTCCCCGGGCCCCGCGGCCCATGAGCGGCGGCCGGTGGCGGCGGCCGGGGGAGATGGTGCAGCCCGGGGGaagcggcggggccggcccgggcTCCGGGAGCGGAACGGAGGGAGGAGCGGccggggaggaggcggcggtAACGGCGGTAACGGCGGCCGGGAGGGTCCCGCTGGAGCTGGGGGGACCCGAGGGGCTGCAGAGGCTCTTGGTGGAGAACCGGGAGCTGAAGG cggcGCTGCGGCGCAGCAGTGATGCGTTACGCGGGCGCTGCGAGGAGCTGCGGCGCCTCCAGACGTGGCGGCGGACGGAGCGGGAGGTGCTGCGGGGGAGGGCGGGCCAGGCCCGCGCCTTGGTCGAACGACTCCGCGCCGAACGCGACGAGGCCGCGCGACGCCTCCGCCGCGACCCCCCCGCCTCG GAGGAGGCGCCGGCGGAACCCCCCGAAtcgccgccccgcccccgccgcgaCGCTGAGTCGCCCCGGAGGGACCCCGCGACCCCCCGCGACCCCAG ccccacggaGCAGCTGAGGCAGCGCCTGGCCGCGGCGGAAGCCGA gcTGGTGACATCACGcgcggcgcgggcggcggcggaaGAGCGcgcggaggcggcggggcgTCAGGccgagctgcagctccaggcgTTGCGGCGGCAGCTGGAG CAGGACAAGGCGTCGGTGAAGGCGCAGGTGACGTCGCTGCtgggggagctgcaggagagccAGAGccggctggagagcagccgcAGGGAGAGGGACgagctggagcagag ggcggcggcggcggcggcgcggtgCCGGGCGCtggaggaggcggcgggggggcaggagctgcagctggatCAGCTCCGCCTGCAGGTGCAGAACCTGGAGGGGGCCCTGCGCGTGGAGCGGCAGGGGGCCACCGAGGAGAA gCGCAAGCTGGTGCAGCTGCAGGTCGCCTACCACCACCTCTTCCAGGAGTACGACGCCCACATCAAGGCCAGCCTGGAGGGGGACAAGCGCagccag gagctggaggaggcgCGGACGCAGCTGCAGCAGGCGGAGGAGGCGCTGGCGGCCAAGCAGGAGCTGATCGACAAACTCAAGGGCGACGCCGAGCGACACCGCGCCACCCTGGAGACCATCCCCGTGCTCCAGGctcag GCCGACATCTACAAGGCGGATTTTGAGGCGGAACGCGCGGCGCgggagcagctccacgcccagCGCGAGGCTCTGCAGGAAGCCCTGGCCCAGCTCCGGCTCCGCCTGGACACCGAGGGAACCGCCAG GGTTCGGCTGGAGGAGATGAGGAACCGCCACTCCGAGCTGCGGCCCCCGGTGGCGTCGG CAGGTTTTGGGGCGCCCCTGCGCGCGCCCCCCGCCGAGGAGCAGCCCGATCTCTGCTGCCCCAAGTGCCAGTACAAGGCCCCCGACATGGACACGCTCCAGATCCACGTCATGGATTGCATCaagtga